In Thermococcus sp. M36, the genomic stretch AAGGCATTGGATTAGAAACAGTAAAACAATTAGCTGAAAACGGGGTAAAAGTTATTGCAGCAAGCCGTAATAAAGAACGCGGAGAAGCAGCCGTAGCAAGCCTTGTAAAGGATGGATTAGATGTTGAATTTTTACAATTAGATGTTGTTAATGAAGCAGATATTCATAATGCTTATCAATACATCAGCAACAATTACGGCAAATTGGATATTTTAATTAATAACGCCGGTATTCAGGTTGAAAGTGATAGTGATTGGGCTATAAATACCAGTGTTAATGTGAACGAAAAAGCATTACGCGAAACATTCGAAACAAACTTTTTTGCAATCATTAAACTAACTGATGAGTT encodes the following:
- a CDS encoding SDR family NAD(P)-dependent oxidoreductase translates to GIGLETVKQLAENGVKVIAASRNKERGEAAVASLVKDGLDVEFLQLDVVNEADIHNAYQYISNNYGKLDILINNAGIQVESDSDWAINTSVNVNEKALRETFETNFFAIIKLTDELLPLLKKSDAGRIVNLSSILGSLTLHADENSPIYGSKLRSE